The proteins below are encoded in one region of Betaproteobacteria bacterium:
- a CDS encoding MFS transporter codes for MGLALGVRHATGIFQVPITMGNGWTREVFGFSIAIQNLIWGVAQPFTGMLADRFGSMRVIIAGLVFYAVGLALMSIATTPLAFTLTAGLCIGIALSGTSFGVIYGALSRMVSPDRRSWALGLAGAVGGFGQFAMVPLAQGLINSLTWSGALVALAVICAMFLPLALPMRESAAPSPVHGADQTMHEALIEAFRHRGFWLLNLGFLACGFQLAFIASHLPAYLLDKGMSGNVAVAGLAIIALSNVAGTYCCGVLGGLFRRKYLLSGIYLVRSLVMALFVLMPLTTWSLYLFCAAMGFIWLGKRKPKHEPVL; via the coding sequence ATGGGACTGGCACTCGGGGTTCGTCACGCGACTGGAATATTTCAAGTACCAATTACGATGGGTAATGGGTGGACACGCGAAGTCTTCGGTTTTTCTATCGCAATACAGAACCTGATCTGGGGCGTAGCCCAGCCGTTTACAGGCATGTTGGCAGATCGGTTTGGCTCAATGCGCGTGATTATCGCCGGCCTTGTCTTTTACGCTGTCGGCCTCGCCCTTATGAGTATTGCTACCACCCCATTGGCCTTCACACTCACTGCGGGTTTGTGCATAGGAATTGCGCTTTCTGGCACGTCGTTTGGTGTTATTTATGGCGCACTCAGCCGCATGGTGTCTCCCGATCGGCGTAGTTGGGCACTCGGTCTGGCCGGCGCCGTTGGTGGATTTGGCCAATTTGCCATGGTGCCGTTGGCCCAAGGACTAATCAATTCACTGACATGGTCTGGTGCCTTAGTGGCACTGGCGGTGATATGCGCGATGTTTCTACCTTTGGCATTGCCCATGAGAGAAAGTGCGGCGCCATCACCAGTTCATGGTGCAGATCAAACGATGCACGAAGCACTAATCGAAGCATTCCGACATCGCGGGTTCTGGCTACTGAATCTGGGCTTTTTAGCCTGCGGCTTCCAATTAGCCTTCATTGCCTCGCATTTACCGGCCTACCTGCTGGACAAGGGTATGTCAGGAAACGTGGCGGTTGCCGGATTGGCGATCATTGCCTTAAGTAACGTGGCGGGCACTTATTGCTGTGGCGTGCTCGGTGGTCTATTTCGGCGCAAATACCTGCTCTCCGGAATTTATCTGGTGCGATCCCTGGTCATGGCACTTTTCGTTCTAATGCCTTTGACAACCTGGAGCCTCTATCTCTTTTGTGCGGCGATGGGCTTCATCTGGCTGGGTAAGCGCAAGCCCAAGCATGAGCCTGTCTTATAA
- a CDS encoding diguanylate cyclase yields MTTLTNPFEIARETLRLLATRRIPPSPDNYLTLYHEIAGTKPSSNSFPEEQLRSLAAALPKASPDQLRLARQLDEAVKSANWTDYKKYLIEFIAALAESQKLGWSDLIADLLKQWEAKHQGLTSTRKRESLEHILTSSGANPDTLFNRLQSLMRSWGQGKASESSNLSNPSETENSEIGEISGLTAASTDLLPELRELFAFTLETAMATQLLESPQLSSDAKVLAKDIRTAVTPEQLQEFLTRLKRFAFKLELLAEDQTELRLSLLNLLRLLVTNITELVLDDHWLHGQIEVVREIIDKPLSQRALDDAERRLKEVLFKQAQLKSSLSEARDAIKSMLAGFVDHLADFAEATSDYHDKIENCAEKISSANDISELETVLGEVMRETRTIQINAQRSRDELRSTQQKVQESEARIQELERELEATSDLVRHDQLTGVLNRRGLEETFAKEAARATRHDTTLCVALIDIDNFKKLNDSMGHDAGDEALIHLASICRQTLRPQDTVARYGGEEFIILLPDTSLDDAVVALTRLQRELTKKFFLHANEKVLITFSAGVTQMLATDNQTSVIKRADGAMYQAKQTGKNRVVSAN; encoded by the coding sequence ATGACTACACTCACCAATCCATTTGAAATTGCCCGCGAAACGCTGCGCCTACTCGCGACGCGTCGCATTCCGCCTTCGCCGGACAATTATCTGACGCTGTACCATGAGATTGCCGGGACTAAACCTTCGAGCAATTCGTTTCCGGAAGAACAACTACGCTCACTTGCTGCCGCGCTCCCAAAGGCCTCTCCGGATCAGCTGCGGCTAGCCCGCCAACTAGATGAAGCCGTCAAATCCGCCAACTGGACGGACTACAAAAAGTACCTGATAGAATTTATCGCCGCCCTCGCCGAATCGCAAAAACTGGGATGGTCAGACCTCATCGCCGACCTCCTAAAGCAATGGGAAGCCAAGCACCAAGGACTAACCAGCACACGCAAGCGTGAGTCGCTCGAACATATACTCACCAGTAGCGGCGCCAACCCCGACACACTCTTCAATCGCCTGCAAAGCCTCATGCGCTCTTGGGGTCAGGGCAAAGCCAGCGAAAGCAGCAACTTATCCAATCCATCTGAAACAGAAAATTCCGAAATCGGCGAAATTTCCGGGTTGACCGCCGCAAGCACAGATTTGCTGCCCGAACTCCGCGAACTTTTTGCCTTTACGCTCGAAACCGCCATGGCAACCCAGTTGCTCGAAAGCCCACAGCTTTCGTCAGACGCCAAGGTGTTGGCCAAAGACATACGCACCGCCGTCACTCCGGAACAATTGCAAGAGTTCCTCACACGCCTGAAACGCTTCGCTTTCAAGCTCGAACTGCTGGCAGAAGACCAGACCGAACTCCGCCTTAGCCTGCTCAACCTGCTTCGACTGCTGGTCACCAACATCACCGAACTCGTCCTCGACGACCACTGGCTACACGGGCAAATAGAAGTCGTGCGCGAAATCATCGACAAGCCGCTCTCGCAGCGCGCCCTCGACGATGCCGAACGCCGCCTGAAAGAAGTTCTGTTTAAACAGGCACAACTCAAGTCCAGCCTCTCCGAAGCTCGGGACGCCATCAAAAGCATGCTGGCCGGCTTTGTCGACCACCTAGCCGACTTTGCCGAAGCCACTTCCGACTATCACGACAAGATTGAAAACTGCGCTGAAAAGATCAGTTCCGCCAACGACATCTCCGAACTCGAGACCGTCCTCGGCGAAGTTATGCGCGAAACCCGAACCATTCAGATCAATGCCCAACGTTCGCGCGACGAGTTGCGCTCGACGCAGCAAAAAGTTCAGGAATCCGAAGCCCGCATCCAGGAACTAGAACGGGAACTCGAAGCCACCAGCGACCTCGTCCGCCACGATCAACTGACCGGAGTACTCAACCGCCGCGGCCTGGAAGAAACCTTCGCCAAGGAAGCAGCCCGTGCCACGCGCCACGACACCACCCTCTGTGTCGCACTGATCGACATCGACAATTTCAAGAAACTCAACGACTCCATGGGCCACGATGCCGGAGACGAAGCGCTGATCCACCTCGCCAGCATCTGCCGGCAAACCTTGCGTCCGCAAGACACTGTCGCCCGCTATGGCGGAGAAGAGTTCATTATCCTGCTGCCCGACACTTCATTGGACGATGCGGTCGTCGCACTTACTCGCCTGCAGCGCGAACTCACCAAAAAGTTTTTCCTGCACGCCAACGAAAAAGTGCTAATCACCTTCAGCGCTGGCGTCACGCAAATGCTGGCTACGGACAATCAGACCAGCGTAATCAAGCGCGCCGATGGCGCCATGTACCAAGCCAAGCAAACCGGAAAAAATCGGGTCGTTTCCGCAAACTAG
- a CDS encoding AAA family ATPase, with protein MRAVLVANPKGGAGKTTLATNLSGYFANQGKKTTLCDLDRQQSSLRWMAFRDPDLPPITGYFAGNQISLSLPKEADWVVVDAPAGLQGYKLTDYLRSVDKVLVPLVPSVFDMAATEDFLNSIRSEMRGQRTKVGIVAMRVDPRTKAAAMLEEFLKHFDIPIVAYLRNTQNYVNVAAGGCTVFDPPRAKLRRDIEQWTSLIEWVEKK; from the coding sequence ATGCGTGCAGTTCTGGTTGCAAATCCGAAAGGTGGTGCGGGCAAGACAACGCTGGCGACGAATTTGTCGGGCTACTTCGCCAATCAGGGGAAAAAGACCACGCTATGTGATCTGGATCGCCAGCAATCTTCTTTGCGCTGGATGGCCTTTCGCGATCCAGATTTGCCGCCGATTACTGGTTACTTTGCAGGCAATCAAATTTCACTGAGTTTGCCGAAAGAGGCCGACTGGGTGGTTGTTGATGCGCCGGCGGGCTTGCAAGGTTATAAGCTGACTGATTATTTGAGATCGGTTGATAAAGTATTGGTCCCATTGGTGCCGTCGGTCTTTGACATGGCAGCTACGGAGGATTTTCTTAATTCCATACGGAGTGAGATGCGCGGGCAGCGGACAAAGGTAGGTATCGTAGCTATGCGAGTTGATCCACGCACCAAGGCTGCGGCGATGTTGGAGGAGTTTCTGAAGCACTTTGATATACCTATTGTCGCCTATTTGAGAAACACCCAGAACTACGTCAATGTCGCCGCAGGCGGCTGCACGGTATTCGATCCTCCTCGGGCTAAGTTGCGTAGGGATATTGAGCAATGGACATCACTGAT
- a CDS encoding ribbon-helix-helix protein, CopG family has protein sequence MAHAETKVLTAHVPLPLAEKVDQMAARLERSRGWIVKQALTAWVVQEEERSRLTREAMADVDAGLVIDHQSVQAWAESLSSDRPLPVPR, from the coding sequence ATGGCGCACGCAGAAACCAAAGTGCTCACGGCGCACGTGCCGTTGCCTCTTGCTGAAAAAGTGGATCAAATGGCTGCTCGCCTAGAGCGGTCGCGTGGCTGGATCGTCAAGCAAGCATTGACCGCCTGGGTTGTTCAAGAGGAAGAGCGAAGTCGTTTGACTCGTGAGGCCATGGCTGACGTAGATGCGGGGCTAGTCATCGACCACCAGTCTGTGCAAGCTTGGGCTGAAAGCCTGAGTAGCGATCGGCCACTACCAGTTCCCCGGTAA
- a CDS encoding IclR family transcriptional regulator translates to MTTKAASDRQGIQSVEVGFRLLRVLAATNRPMMLRDIAKGAAMPAAKAHRYMVSFLRVGIVEQDASSGRYDLGAYALELGLSGLGRLDPVRLSGPILEALCEEIQETVALAVWGNHGATIVRIVDAGGPITITLRSGTILPLCRSATGRAFAAFYRSPFLKKMLDDELKEASDASKTAITTVRRQLEKNLTEIREHGIARATGSLTPGINGFSAPVYDHTGSMVAAITSLGTMGEFNVEWDSPVAKAMINAAQGLSLRLGHGSMHE, encoded by the coding sequence ATGACCACAAAAGCGGCAAGCGATCGTCAAGGCATTCAATCCGTCGAGGTGGGATTTCGCCTCTTGCGAGTACTAGCCGCCACCAATCGCCCGATGATGCTGCGCGACATTGCAAAGGGCGCAGCAATGCCTGCCGCAAAAGCACATAGATATATGGTCAGTTTTTTACGCGTGGGTATCGTCGAGCAGGATGCGAGCAGCGGTCGCTACGATTTGGGGGCTTACGCGTTGGAGTTGGGTCTTTCCGGCTTGGGACGTTTAGATCCCGTTCGGCTTTCCGGTCCTATCCTAGAGGCACTGTGCGAGGAAATACAGGAAACCGTTGCCCTGGCGGTATGGGGCAATCACGGCGCGACCATCGTCAGGATAGTCGACGCAGGCGGCCCCATAACGATTACGCTGCGCTCCGGTACCATTTTGCCCCTATGCAGATCCGCTACTGGCCGTGCCTTTGCAGCCTTCTATCGCTCCCCATTCCTCAAGAAAATGCTGGATGACGAGTTAAAAGAAGCATCCGACGCCAGCAAAACTGCAATCACTACCGTTCGCCGACAACTTGAAAAAAACCTGACAGAAATCCGGGAGCATGGCATTGCTCGCGCCACGGGTAGCCTGACGCCCGGCATCAATGGTTTTAGTGCCCCGGTTTACGACCACACCGGAAGCATGGTCGCGGCAATCACATCACTTGGCACAATGGGCGAATTCAACGTGGAATGGGATAGCCCGGTAGCAAAAGCCATGATCAACGCAGCACAAGGCCTGTCACTGCGACTGGGCCATGGCAGCATGCATGAATAG
- a CDS encoding type II toxin-antitoxin system RelE/ParE family toxin, with the protein MELKWTSKALSDLARLYEFLAPVNKVAAARTVQSLTAAPATLLQNPRIGEKLEEFEPREVRRILVGQYEMRYEIQASTIYMLRLWHAREDR; encoded by the coding sequence ATGGAGCTGAAATGGACGAGTAAGGCGCTGTCAGACTTGGCGCGCCTATATGAGTTTCTTGCGCCAGTTAATAAGGTAGCTGCGGCACGGACTGTGCAATCGCTGACTGCTGCACCGGCAACATTGCTGCAAAACCCCCGCATCGGTGAAAAGCTGGAAGAATTTGAACCGCGCGAAGTGAGGCGAATACTCGTCGGGCAATATGAGATGCGGTACGAAATTCAAGCTTCGACGATCTATATGCTTCGGCTTTGGCACGCACGCGAAGATAGATGA